Proteins from a genomic interval of Rickettsia sp. Oklahoma-10:
- a CDS encoding succinate dehydrogenase assembly factor 2, translating into MNKLNKNSLQKKLLYLSKNRGCKEMDYILGSFAEKYLSLMNEKKLERYALILDQNDNDLYNWINNKSSAPSYLDIEIIDKLRKIAKV; encoded by the coding sequence TAAATAAAAACTCTTTACAAAAAAAACTTCTTTATCTTAGTAAAAATCGCGGATGTAAAGAAATGGATTATATACTTGGTAGTTTTGCTGAAAAGTATCTATCTTTGATGAATGAAAAAAAACTTGAACGCTATGCTTTGATACTTGATCAAAATGATAATGATCTTTATAATTGGATTAATAATAAATCTTCTGCGCCTTCTTATCTAGATATTGAAATAATTGATAAATTACGCAAAATAGC